The following proteins are co-located in the Paralichthys olivaceus isolate ysfri-2021 chromosome 2, ASM2471397v2, whole genome shotgun sequence genome:
- the LOC138405356 gene encoding uncharacterized protein codes for MLEIEVFVHTENITEVYTLINRLIYTYYLTIRMGNFLSIFRWFHHNKKTKQTPQSEAVVQEASGEGKKKKSSWWRRLCSFRFKKKKVKTSTEDEGVKNDLPSMTAHSSESDTSDSSSIFSNSKEENSLSAEACHSTQRVSISTSAGYTEGKSNIYPSTEDGVKSNLPSITVPGSESDSGYSSSIYSSSEEEKALSAEACHSIQRVSIPTSAGYIEGKSNIYPSTEDEGVKNDLPSITVPCSKSDTSDSSSIFSSSKEEKALSAEACHSIQRVSISTSGGYTEGKSNIYPSTEDEGVKTILASITAHSSESDASDSSSIYSSSKEEKALSAEACHSIQRVSIPTSAGYIEGKSNIYPSTEDEGVKNDLHSITVPGSKSDTSNSSSIFSSSKEEKALSAEACHSIQRVSISTSGGYAEGKSNIYPSTEDEGFKNNLPSITVPGSESDSGYSSSIFSSSEEENALSAEACHSIQRVSISTSAGHTEGKSNIYPSTEDEGVKSNLPSITVHSSESDTSDSSSIFSSSKENTLTAEACPSIQKVSIPTSGWYTEGKSTIYQDNKETLCKKDISCLGFPNLRQTCYMNSSLQVLMNLFDFVQDVHNQEKVWTSYPYSKLMRQFMELKLCHRNKNAKKRRVLASFKDTVAEEYSEFKDNYQKDASEFLSCVLNMMRSQSIDLQAIADSKGMSYTCPVDAHVAFEMLSTRTCTKCHIQCMTSSDHLQLSLNLVPGGTVSDCLQQYLKGGQFECSCDCGGTESTECSSFLTLPNVLIIHLMRATFTRELGENRLERPVVLSRELELDGQSSCTKQTRYSLVSIISHFGSTVNDGHYICESTHRDLCDVTDCWLTYNDQNVTKTTGTSVCEMRQEDAYMLFYEKKSEKWS; via the exons ATGTTGGAGATAGAAGTGTTTGTTCACACAGAGAATATTACAGAAGTTTATACATTGATTAATCGGTTGATCTACACCTACTACTTAACAATAAGGATGGGCAATTTCCTTTCAATTTTTAGGTGGTTCCATCATAACAAG aaaactaaacAGACTCCACAGAGTGAGGCTGTTGTCCAGGAGGCCTCAggtgaaggaaagaagaagaagagctctTGGTGGCGTAGGCTATGTTCCTTTCGTTTCAAG AAGAAAAAGGTTAAgacttcgactgaggatgaaggagtcaagaatGACCTTCCCTCTATGACAGCGCATAGCAGCGAGTCCGATAcgagtgacagcagcagcatcttctccaacagtaaggaggagaactctctttctgctgaggcctgtcactctacacaaagggtgtcaatctcaacctctgctgggtatacagaggggaagtcaaacatatacccttcgactgaggatggaGTCAAGAgtaaccttccctctataacagtgccTGGCAGCGAGTCTGATtcgggctacagcagcagcatctactccagcagtgaggaggagaaagctctttctgctgaggcctgtcactctattcaaagggtgtcaatcccaacctctgctgggtatatagaggggaagtccaacatatacccttcgactgaggatgaaggagtcaagaatgaccttccctctataacagtgccTTGCAGCAAGTCTGAtacaagcgacagcagcagcatcttctccagcagtaaggaggagaaagctctttctgctgaggcctgtcactctatacaaagggtgtcaatctcaacctctggtgggtatacagaggggaagtcaaacatatacccttcgactgaggatgaaggagtcaagaCTATCCTTGCCTCTATAACAGCGCATAGCAGTGAGTCCGATgcaagcgacagcagcagcatctactccagcagtaaggaggagaaagctctttctgctgaggcctgtcactctattcaaagggtgtcaatcccaacctctgctgggtatatagaggggaagtccaacatatacccttcgactgaggatgaaggagtcaagaatGACCTTCACTCTATAACAGTGCCTGGCAGCAAGTCTGATacaagcaacagcagcagcatcttctccagcagtaaggaggagaaagctctttctgctgaggcctgtcactctatacaaagggtgtcaatctcaacctctggtgggtatgcagaggggaagtcaaacatatacccttcgactgaggatgaaggattcaagaataaccttccctctataacagtgccTGGCAGCGAGTCTGATtcgggctacagcagcagcatcttctccagcagtgaagaggagaacgctctttctgctgaggcctgtcactctatacaaagggtgtcaatctcaacctctgctgggcATACGGAGGGAaagtcaaacatatacccttcgactgaggatgaaggagtcaagagtaaccttccctctataacagtgcATAGCAGCGAGTCCGATAcgagcgacagcagcagcatcttctccagcagtAAGGAGAACACTCTTACTGCTGAGGCCTGTCCCTCAATACAAAAGGTGTCAATCCCAACCTCTGGTTGGTATACAGAGGGGAAGTCTACAATATACCAAGACAACAAGGAAACCCTCTGCAAAAAGGACATTTCCTGCCTCGG GTTCCCCAACCTGAGGCAGACGTGCTATATGAACTCCTCTCTGCAAGTCCTCATGaacctctttgactttgttcaAGATGTCCACAACCAGGAGAAGGTGTGGACTTCGTACCCCTACTCCAAACTCATGAG ACAGTTCATGGAGCTCAAACTCTGCCACCGCAACAAAAACGCAAAGAAGAGAAGGGTCCTGGCGTCCTTTAAAGACACTGTCGCTGAAGAGTATTCAGAGTTTAAGGATAATTATCAAAAA GATGCCAGTGAGTTCCTCAGCTGTGTGCTTAACATGATGAGATCTCAGTCAATCGACCTCCAGGCAATAGCAGACAGCAAGGGTATGAGTTACACCTGCCCAGTGGATGCTCACGTCGCCTTCGAAATGTTGAGCACCAGGACCTGCACAAA ATGTCATATTCAGTGCATGACGAGCAGTGACCACCTCCAGCTCTCCCTGAATCTGGTCCCTGGAGGCACCGTGAGTGACTGTTTGCAGCAGTACCTTAAA GGGGGACAGTTTGAGTGTAGTTGTGATTGTGGTGGTACGGAGTCGACAGAGTGCTCCTCGTTCTTGACTCTACCCAA TGTGTTGATCATCCATCTGATGAGAGCCACCTTCACCCGTGAGTTGGGAGAGAATAGGCTTGAAAGACCTGTGGTTCTGTCGCGGGAGCTGGAGCTCGATGGTCAGTCCAGCTGCACTAAACAG ACTCGCTACTCTCTGGTGAGCATCATCAGCCATTTCGGCTCCACGGTCAACGATG GCCATTACATCTGTGAGAGCACTCACAGAGACTTATGTGACGTGACTGACTGTTGGCTAACGTACAACGACCAAAAcgtcacaaaaacaacaggaacatctGTCTGCGAAATGCGGCAGGAAGACGCATACATGCTGTTTTATGAGAAGAAG TCAGAGAAGTGGAGTTGA
- the LOC138406054 gene encoding uncharacterized protein, which yields MLEIEVFVHTENITEVYTLINRLIYTYYLTIRMGNFLSIFRWFHHNKKTKQTPQSEAVVQEASGEGKKKKSSWWRRLCSFRFKKKKVKTSTEDEGVKNDLPSMTAHSSESDTSDSSSIFSNSKEENSLSAEACHSTQRVSISTSAGYTEGKSNIYPSTEDEGVKNNLPSLTVPGSESDSGYSSSIYSSSEEEKALSAEACHSIQRVSIPTSAGYIEGKSNIYPSTEDEGVKNDLPSITVPCSKSDTSDSSSIFSSSKEEKALSAEACHSIQRVSISTSGGYTEGKSNIYPSTEDEGVKTILASITAHSSESDASDSSSIYSSSKEEKALSAEACHSIQRVSIPTSAGYIEGKSNIYPSTEDEGVKNDLHSITVPGSKSDTSDSSSIFSSSREEKALSAEACHSIQRVSISTSGGYAEGKSNIYPSTEDEGFKNNLPSITVPGSESDSGYSSSIFSSSEEENALSAEACHSIQRVSISTSAGHTEGKSNIYPSTEDEGVKSNLPSITVHSSESDTSDSSSIFSSSKENTLTAEACPSIQKVSIPTSGWYTEGKSTIYQDNKETLCDKDISCLGFPNLRQTCYMNSSLQVLMNLFDFVQDVHNQEKVWTSYPYSKLMRQFMELKLCHRNKNAKKRRVLASFKDTVAEEYSEFKDNYQKDASEFLSCVLNMMRSQSIDLQAIADSKGMSYTCPVDAHVAFEMLSTRTCTKCHIQCMTSSDHLQLSLNLVPGGTVSDCLQQYLKGGQFECSCDCGGTESTECSSFLTLPNVLIIHLMRATFTRELGENRLERPVVLSRELELDGQSSCTKQTRYSLVSIISHFGSTVNDGHYICESTHRDLCDVTDCWLTYNDQNVTKTTGTSVCEMRQEDAYMLFYEKKSEKWS from the exons ATGTTGGAGATAGAAGTGTTTGTTCACACAGAGAATATTACAGAAGTTTATACATTGATTAATCGGTTGATCTACACCTACTACTTAACAATAAGGATGGGCAATTTCCTTTCAATTTTTAGGTGGTTCCATCATAACAAG aaaactaaacAGACTCCACAGAGTGAGGCTGTTGTCCAGGAGGCCTCAggtgaaggaaagaagaagaagagctctTGGTGGCGTAGGCTGTGTTCCTTTCGTTTCAAG AAGAAAAAGGTTAAgacttcgactgaggatgaaggagtcaagaatGACCTTCCCTCTATGACAGCGCATAGCAGCGAGTCCGATAcgagcgacagcagcagcatcttctccaacagtaaggaggagaactctctttctgctgaggcctgtcactctacacaaagggtgtcaatctcaacctctgctgggtatacagaggggaagtcaaacatatacccttcgactgaggatgaaggagtcaagaatAACCTTCCCTCTTTAACAGTGCCTGGCAGCGAGTCTGATtcgggctacagcagcagcatctactccagcagtgaggaggagaaagctctttctgctgaggcctgtcactctattcaaagggtgtcaatcccaacctctgctgggtatatagaggggaagtccaacatatacccttcgactgaggatgaaggagtcaagaatgaccttccctctataacagtgccTTGCAGCAAGTCTGAtacaagcgacagcagcagcatcttctccagcagtaaggaggagaaagctctttctgctgaggcctgtcactctatacaaagggtgtcaatctcaacctctggtgggtatacagaggggaagtcaaacatatacccttcgactgaggatgaaggagtcaagaCTATCCTTGCCTCTATAACAGCGCATAGCAGTGAGTCCGATgcaagcgacagcagcagcatctactccagcagtaaggaggagaaagctctttctgctgaggcctgtcactctattcaaagggtgtcaatcccaacctctgctgggtatatagaggggaagtccaacatatacccttcgactgaggatgaaggagtcaagaatGACCTTCACTCTATAACAGTGCCTGGCAGCAAGTCTGAtacaagcgacagcagcagcatcttctccagcagtagggaggagaaagctctttctgctgaggcctgtcactctatacaaagggtgtcaatctcaacctctggtgggtatgcagaggggaagtcaaacatatacccttcgactgaggatgaaggattcaagaataaccttccctctataacagtgccTGGCAGCGAGTCTGATtcgggctacagcagcagcatcttctccagcagtgaggaggagaacgctctttctgctgaggcctgtcactctatacaaagggtgtcaatctcaacctctgctgggcATACGGAGGGAaagtcaaacatatacccttcgactgaggatgaaggagtcaagagtaaccttccctctataacagtgcATAGCAGCGAGTCCGATAcgagcgacagcagcagcatcttctccagcagtAAGGAGAACACTCTTACTGCTGAGGCCTGTCCCTCAATACAAAAGGTGTCAATCCCAACCTCTGGTTGGTATACAGAGGGGAAGTCTACAATATACCAAGACAACAAGGAAACCCTCTGCGATAAGGACATTTCCTGCCTCGG GTTCCCCAACCTGAGGCAGACGTGCTATATGAACTCCTCTCTGCAAGTCCTCATGaacctctttgactttgttcaAGATGTCCACAACCAGGAGAAGGTGTGGACTTCGTACCCCTACTCCAAACTCATGAG ACAGTTCATGGAGCTCAAACTCTGCCACCGCAACAAAAACGCAAAGAAGAGAAGGGTCCTGGCGTCCTTTAAAGACACTGTCGCTGAAGAGTATTCAGAGTTTAAGGATAATTATCAAAAA GATGCCAGTGAGTTCCTCAGCTGTGTGCTTAACATGATGAGATCTCAGTCAATCGACCTCCAGGCAATAGCAGACAGCAAGGGTATGAGTTACACCTGCCCAGTGGATGCTCACGTCGCCTTCGAAATGTTGAGCACCAGGACCTGCACAAA ATGTCATATTCAGTGCATGACGAGCAGTGACCACCTCCAGCTCTCCCTGAATCTGGTCCCTGGAGGCACCGTGAGTGACTGTTTGCAGCAGTACCTTAAA GGGGGACAGTTTGAGTGTAGTTGTGATTGTGGTGGTACGGAGTCGACAGAGTGCTCCTCGTTCTTGACTCTACCCAA TGTGTTGATCATCCATCTGATGAGAGCCACCTTCACCCGTGAGTTGGGAGAGAATAGGCTTGAAAGACCTGTGGTTCTGTCGCGGGAGCTGGAGCTCGATGGTCAGTCCAGCTGCACTAAACAG ACTCGCTACTCTCTGGTGAGCATCATCAGCCATTTCGGCTCCACGGTCAACGATG GCCATTACATCTGTGAGAGCACTCACAGAGACTTATGTGACGTGACTGACTGTTGGCTAACGTACAACGACCAAAAcgtcacaaaaacaacaggaacatctGTCTGCGAAATGCGGCAGGAAGACGCATACATGCTGTTTTATGAGAAGAAG TCAGAGAAGTGGAGTTGA